Within the Staphylococcus argenteus genome, the region CTTTCGATGACGGTACACGCTGATCATTAGTAGCAGTCAATGCCATACCTAATGCGCGGGCAAATGCTTTAAATATAGCTTCAATCTCATGGTGTGTATTGCCTCCACGAATCAAATCAATATGAGTTGTTAATCTCGCATTGATTACGACCGCTCTGAAAAATTCTTCCACTAATTCCGTATCAAATGTGCCTACTTTTTCCTTACTTAACGATGCATTGAATGATAAGTATGGACGCCCACTTATATCCACAACGACACGCGCTAATGTTTCATCCATTGGAATGTACATCGTTCCATAACGAACGAAGTGCTTTTTATCTTTAATCATTTCAAGTAATAGTTGGCCAATAACAATGCCGATATCTTCAGTTACATGGTGATCATCTACATCGATATCACCTTGTGCCTCGATGTTTAACGACAGTCCACTATGAAACGTAAACAAAGTTAACATATGATTTAAAAAGCCCACACCTGTATTAATATGCGATGGTGACTGATCATCAGATATTGAAATATTTAGTTGCGTTTCAGCTGTGTTTCGTTGTTTTTTATAAATCATATTTTGCGCTCCATTCTTTAACAATTTCTTCTAATTGCTTTAACTGTGATGCTGTTGCAATTGAGTATCTTACATAACCTTTCATGACATGCTCATCATAAAAACGAGGTTTAAAACCTTGATCATATACGTATTGTCCTAATTGTTGTGCCGCCGAACCCTTAGTAAGTACAAAATTAGCATTTGATGGGAATACTGACATTTTATCTGCAACATGTGTATCAAATATTTGTTTTAACTGATTAGCTAATTGACGTTGCATCGTTAAAAATCGTCTTGTATCATCTCTTTGTCTAAAAATATAAGTCGCAATATTTAGTGTAAATACATTTAATGGATATGGATGTTCTATTTTTTGGATAAGCTGTATCGTTTCAGCAGTACTAATTAATACACCTAATCTTAATCCAGCAATACCAAAGGCCTTTGATAATGTACGCATTCTTAAAATGTGTGGTGCCATTTCAACATCATATGCCATGCCATAATCTAAATATGCTTCATCAATGACAAAGTATCCATTTAATGCTTTCATCTTGTCTGCAATAGCTTTTAAAAAAGCAGTGTCAAATTGCTTACCTGATGGATTATGCGGATTACTCATGATAAAAAATGACGGTTGTACTTCATCAATTCTCGATAAAATAGTTTCCAAATCAAATGTTAAATCAGGTGTTGCATCTACAAATGCAATTTCACGATTTACTTGTGCCGCATATGCTTGATACATAAAAAAGTCTGGATTTAAAGTTAACGCTGGACCTTTTGGCATTATCAACATTAACTTTTGAATCAATTCATCCGAACCATTTCCTGCGATAATTTGTTCAGCCGATAACCCGTAAAAGTTAGCGTAAGCTTCCTTGAATTGTTCATATGCTTTATCTGGATATAAGTTATATGGTGTCGCACTAATAATTGAAGCTATTGTTTTTTCATTCAACGGCGTAACGGGACTTTCATTTTTATCAATATAAATCATTTCAATTACACTCCCCTAAGACTGACGTATTAAAATAGATTGTTGGTGATTAAATAGTGCTTCGACTTGAGCAATATGTTGCGCTGAATCAGCAATTTGATTAAATGTGTCTTTTGTTAAATGAATCACCGTGTTACGTGTTAAGAAATCATTGACTGATAACCCATTGGTAAATCTAGCCGTTCTATTTGTAGGTAATACATGACTTGGACCTGCTACATAATCCCCTATGACTTCCGGCGAATAATGTCCAATAAACAATGCACCCACATACTTCACTTTTTCAATATATAATTGAGGATTTTCCGTTTGGATCGACGCATGTTCAGGGGCAATCGTATTCATAACATGACATGCTTCTTCAAAATCACTAACATGAATAAGATAGTGTTGGTTAGTAATACTTTTAGATACAATGTCGTATCTTTCTACATTAGGCAATGCTTTGGCAATGCGTGATTCTAGATCTTTAAGTACTTGCGCATTTTCACTAATAATATACGTACGAGCTAATTCATCATGTTCTGCTTGTGCAAAAACATCATATACTATGGCATCTAAGTCTGCTGTTTCATCAATAATCAGTGCTATTTCTGTTGGCCCTGCTATTTGGTCAATACCTACTTGTCCAAATAAATATTTCTTGGCATATGCAACAAATTGGTTACCTGGACCAACAATCTTATCTACTTTAGGTATCGTTTCAGTACCATATGTCAATGCTGCAATACTTTGAGCACCCCCAACTTGAAATACTTGGTTAACTTGCGTAATGTAACATGCTGCTAATACCTCTTGAGACACACCATTAGGTTGAGGTGGTGTCACAACGACAATATTTTCCACACCTGCAACTTGTGCTAATGTCGCGGTCATTAATACCGTTGAAGGATAACTTGCTTTACCACCTGGTACATAAATACCGACACTTTCTAGTGGGTGATAAATTTCATAGCATTCACCTGCTTCTCCTACATGCTGATTGGTCTGTTTAATACTTTGTTGATATGCTCTAATTCTTTCATAGCTTTGTTGTAATGCTTGCTTCGTTTTTTCATCTAACGTATCAAATGCTGCTTTAATCTGTTCACGACTAATTTCTAAACAATCTGTTTTAGTATGATCAAATGTTAAATTATACATTTTTAAAGCCTTGTCCCCATGAACCTTAACTTCCTGACAAATATCGCGAATAATTGGATATAACGACTCATCTAATGGCGCTTCTAGTGAAAATTGTTTCAAAAATTGTTGTGCATTATACATTGGTAATAGACACCTCCATAGAACGAATAAATTGCTCTATTAACTGTGATTTTTTAAAATAAGCTGCTTTATTAGTAATTAACCTTGCATTGATATCGCTAATATAGTGCTTTTCAATCAGTCCATTTGCTTCTAAAGTAGTGCCTGTTTGAACGATATCAACAATACCGTCGACCATATCAACGACACAGGCTAATTCAACAGAACCACTCAATTTAATAAGCTCGACATCAATGCCTTTTGATTTGAAATATGTTTCAGCAGTATGGACATAACTTGTTGCGATTTTACGATAATTTGTTGTTTCAGGTTTCGCTGCAACTGCAAAATGACACATCCCAAATGGCAAATTCAACAAATTGTTAACATTGTAATGACGCTCATCTAATATGTCGCTACCAACGATGCCAATATCAGCAATGCCTTGCTCAACATAGATGGGCACATCACTTCCCTTTACTAAAATACATTCATTATTGTCTACGCTTAATAATAGTTGGCGTTCTCTATTCTTTAATGCTTCTGATAATACCGTAAATTTAATTGAATCTAAGTAATCAATTAAACTTTCCATTAGTCTCCCTTTCGCTATAGCAATTCTTAACATAATCATCACTCCTTTACATTAAAGAGTTAGTCCTAATCCAAACCCTTCGATACTTCCTTTGTAGTAGCCTCCGGTTAAAATACGTGATTCATTTTCTGTTAAATGACATTGAATAAATAGTCCCTTGTAGTATGATCTTGGCGGCTGTGCCGTAATATCTAAATGAACATCTTTATAACCTTGTGTATCTAACCATTGTTGCCAAACATTTAGTTCAACAAGTGCAGGGTGATCTTTAGAAATATAACGTTGCAATAATTTTAATTGTTGTTGCGTATTTTCTTGTAAAATTTGAACAATCGGATGTTCAGCTGATAAATATGTAACCAAACCTGATAAATTGCGTTCCTCAATCATCGATAATATGTCCGGTGTTTGTAATGCTTTATCTAGCAATGCATCGAGTAATTGATAATGCCCTAGTACGACAAATTGCACATTATCTTGTAATTGTTGTTGGATAAATTGAATAAATAGCTGTAAGCTCTGTTGCACATTAGTTAATGTTGGCATATAGTTTTCCAAACCTACTTGTACAGCCGCTTCATTATTTCGAATGATTAAGCCTGTATATGCTACTTTCGTTGCTGATGTTGGATACATCGTGTAATAACGTAATAATTGATCTGTAAAATCATTTCTAAGTGCATAAATTTGGTGTTCATGTTGCCAAAAATTACGCTCACCCATCTGCTGCAAATCTTCATGATTCAATTGTTTCCAGTCCAATTTTTCAATGACGTTAAAATCTACAAGCTCATAA harbors:
- the hisB gene encoding imidazoleglycerol-phosphate dehydratase HisB yields the protein MIYKKQRNTAETQLNISISDDQSPSHINTGVGFLNHMLTLFTFHSGLSLNIEAQGDIDVDDHHVTEDIGIVIGQLLLEMIKDKKHFVRYGTMYIPMDETLARVVVDISGRPYLSFNASLSKEKVGTFDTELVEEFFRAVVINARLTTHIDLIRGGNTHHEIEAIFKAFARALGMALTATNDQRVPSSKGVIE
- a CDS encoding pyridoxal phosphate-dependent aminotransferase; the encoded protein is MIYIDKNESPVTPLNEKTIASIISATPYNLYPDKAYEQFKEAYANFYGLSAEQIIAGNGSDELIQKLMLIMPKGPALTLNPDFFMYQAYAAQVNREIAFVDATPDLTFDLETILSRIDEVQPSFFIMSNPHNPSGKQFDTAFLKAIADKMKALNGYFVIDEAYLDYGMAYDVEMAPHILRMRTLSKAFGIAGLRLGVLISTAETIQLIQKIEHPYPLNVFTLNIATYIFRQRDDTRRFLTMQRQLANQLKQIFDTHVADKMSVFPSNANFVLTKGSAAQQLGQYVYDQGFKPRFYDEHVMKGYVRYSIATASQLKQLEEIVKEWSAKYDL
- a CDS encoding ATP phosphoribosyltransferase regulatory subunit, translating into MNNSKQLIALKEAETAFLKYFNQANYELVDFNVIEKLDWKQLNHEDLQQMGERNFWQHEHQIYALRNDFTDQLLRYYTMYPTSATKVAYTGLIIRNNEAAVQVGLENYMPTLTNVQQSLQLFIQFIQQQLQDNVQFVVLGHYQLLDALLDKALQTPDILSMIEERNLSGLVTYLSAEHPIVQILQENTQQQLKLLQRYISKDHPALVELNVWQQWLDTQGYKDVHLDITAQPPRSYYKGLFIQCHLTENESRILTGGYYKGSIEGFGLGLTL
- the hisG gene encoding ATP phosphoribosyltransferase, producing MLRIAIAKGRLMESLIDYLDSIKFTVLSEALKNRERQLLLSVDNNECILVKGSDVPIYVEQGIADIGIVGSDILDERHYNVNNLLNLPFGMCHFAVAAKPETTNYRKIATSYVHTAETYFKSKGIDVELIKLSGSVELACVVDMVDGIVDIVQTGTTLEANGLIEKHYISDINARLITNKAAYFKKSQLIEQFIRSMEVSITNV
- the hisD gene encoding histidinol dehydrogenase — its product is MYNAQQFLKQFSLEAPLDESLYPIIRDICQEVKVHGDKALKMYNLTFDHTKTDCLEISREQIKAAFDTLDEKTKQALQQSYERIRAYQQSIKQTNQHVGEAGECYEIYHPLESVGIYVPGGKASYPSTVLMTATLAQVAGVENIVVVTPPQPNGVSQEVLAACYITQVNQVFQVGGAQSIAALTYGTETIPKVDKIVGPGNQFVAYAKKYLFGQVGIDQIAGPTEIALIIDETADLDAIVYDVFAQAEHDELARTYIISENAQVLKDLESRIAKALPNVERYDIVSKSITNQHYLIHVSDFEEACHVMNTIAPEHASIQTENPQLYIEKVKYVGALFIGHYSPEVIGDYVAGPSHVLPTNRTARFTNGLSVNDFLTRNTVIHLTKDTFNQIADSAQHIAQVEALFNHQQSILIRQS